One genomic window of Paenibacillus xylanilyticus includes the following:
- a CDS encoding nucleoside 2-deoxyribosyltransferase, translating into MEEQVSGESEQYIVIAGVVARCKARVFGGQTFYLQYPYDGSVRAVNRESGGIADVESYVFGSKEAAQQAVLGKTLYPCALTWQAFGLPSIYLAGFHVFRPDAVEEGRRMRESCRRYGFEGLFPLDKENYDNLGQKETAAMIFHANDGLIREADIVMANLNPFRGAEPDSGTVFECGLGYALGKKLYGYIADGRSMSERLRASIDPTTELYSDGMHVENFDLPLNLMLAVPMDIVIGGLEECLLKARIDYYGTS; encoded by the coding sequence ATGGAAGAGCAGGTCTCTGGGGAATCTGAACAATATATTGTCATTGCAGGCGTTGTTGCCAGGTGCAAGGCCCGCGTTTTTGGCGGACAGACATTTTATTTACAGTATCCTTACGATGGCAGTGTCAGGGCTGTCAACCGGGAGTCCGGAGGCATTGCTGATGTAGAGAGCTACGTATTCGGCAGTAAGGAAGCCGCACAGCAGGCTGTTCTGGGAAAGACTCTGTATCCTTGTGCGCTGACCTGGCAGGCGTTCGGTCTGCCGTCCATATATCTGGCTGGCTTTCACGTATTCCGTCCCGATGCAGTAGAGGAGGGGCGGAGGATGCGGGAAAGCTGCCGCAGATATGGGTTTGAAGGGCTTTTTCCACTGGATAAAGAGAACTATGACAATCTGGGGCAAAAGGAAACGGCTGCAATGATTTTTCACGCTAATGATGGTCTGATCCGTGAGGCGGATATTGTTATGGCCAATCTGAACCCTTTTCGCGGTGCTGAGCCGGATTCCGGTACGGTATTCGAATGCGGACTTGGATATGCGCTCGGGAAAAAGCTGTATGGATATATTGCGGATGGCCGGAGTATGAGTGAACGGCTTAGGGCCTCTATAGATCCGACTACAGAATTGTATAGTGACGGCATGCATGTGGAGAATTTTGATCTGCCGCTGAATCTGATGCTTGCGGTGCCGATGGATATTGTCATTGGCGGACTTGAGGAATGCCTGCTCAAAGCAAGAATTGATTATTATGGAACCAGTTAA